In Desulfoferula mesophila, the genomic window GAGAGCACCTGCTCCATGCTGGTGGGCCCCACGTGGGTCAGCGAGTAGGCGTAGACGCTGCCCCCGATGCCGCACAGGGCGCCGCTGATGGAATAAGCGCGGATCTTGACCCAGGCGGTGTTGATGCCGCTGGCCAGCACCGAGTCCTCGTTCTGGCTGATGGCCTTGAGCACCAGGCCCCAGCGCCCCCGGGTGAACCAGATGAGGAAGAGAAAGATCAGCGACATGACGATCAGCACGAAGTAGTAGTCGCCGACCAGGGAGTCGGTGAGCGGGTGGATGCCCGGGATACCCTCCTCGCCGCCGGTGTACTCGCTGAACATGATGGAGGACTCGTAGGCCACCGCCGCGAAGGCCATGGTGATGATGGCGAAATAGGGCCCCTGCATGCGCAGGGTGAGGTAGCCGATGAACATACCCAAAACACCGCAAAGGACGGCGCACATGGGCAGCACCAACAAGGGCGGCAGGCCCAGGTGCAGGTCCACGAAGGCGGTGAGATAGCCGGCCAGGCCGATGAACAGGGCGTGCCCGAAATTCATCAGATGGGAATAGCCGGCGAACACGTCCCAGCTGGTGGCGAAGATGATGTAGAAGTAGGCCGTGGTGAAAACCGAGAGCAGGTAGAAGTTGTCGGAGAACAGGGGCACCAGATAGAACCCGAACAGAATCAGGCCGTAGAAAACGGCGGTGCGCTTTTGGGCCGGAGTTTTCAGATAGGACAGCATCAGTGCAACCTCCTGCCCAGGATGCCCGAGGGTCTGAACACCAGGAACACGGTGAGCAGCACCAGGGAAACCACCTCGGTAAGCTTGGGCGAGACCACGAAGCCGGTGAAGGTTTCCAGCCAGCCCAGGAAAAAGGCGGCCAGGATGCTGCCGGTGAGGCTGCCGATGCCGCCCACCACCACCACCACGAAGGCCTTCATCAGGGGCATGTTCCACATCTCCGGGGTCATGGACATGATCGGCGAGATGAGGGCCCCGGCCACCGCGGCCAAGAAGGCCGAGGCGAACATGGAGAGGTTGAACACCTTCTCGGTCTCGATGCCCACCAGGCGCGCCCCGTCCTCGTCCATGGACACGGCCAGGGCGGCCACGCCGTAGCGGGTGCGGGTGAGCGTCAGCCACAGGCCCAGCAGCACCACCGCGGTGATGCCCACGATGAGCAGTTGGTGCCAGCTCACAACCACCCCATTGAGGTCCACGCTGCCTTCCACCAGGTTGGGGATGTTCATGCCCTGGGAGCCGTAGGTGAGCAGGATGACCTCCTGGGAGGCGAAGGCGATGGCCACGGTGAGGACCAGCACGTAGGTGTGCGAGGAGCGCATGGGCTTGAGGAACACCCGGTCCAGGAGCATGCCCAGGGCCCCCACCAGCACCGCGGCCAAAAGGATGGCCGGCGGCAGGGGGATGCCCAGGCTGTAGAACAGGGTGTAGGTGAAGTAAGCGCCCAGCATGTAGAAAGTGCCGTGGGCCAGGTTGAGGATGCCGGCCACCGCGAAGATCAGGGTGAAGCCGGTGGCGATGAGGGCGTAGACGCAGCCCTTGATGGTGCCGAATATGATGATCTCTTGCAGGAGTTCCACGTCGCTTTCCTTACTGCCGCCTGCCGAAACAACGGCCAGAACCGCCAAGACATCGTCTGGTGGAAGGTTTGTGGAACTCCCCCGCCCCAGGGGCACCATTCCGGCGCGTTGCCGGTCGCTGTTGCATGGTCTTTGCTGTCAAGGCCTTCTCCCGTGTAAGTTGCCTCGCCGGACACCCGATAATTAGTATCGCTAATACATAATGACTACATATTAGTGATTAGCATGAATGAGCGCTCAAGCGAATCTGGGTGGCTGTTACAAGCAAGAGATGGGCCATTTTGGGCAATATGCTGTAATCACAGGCAAAATCGGATACCACAGTCTAGCGTATCGATGCACTAATGCATCAGTACGCCAGTTAAAATACTTATATTTTATATTTTTGGCTTAATTCAGTGGAGTTACGGATATTGATGCGCATTAGCATCGCGATGCCTTATTGCATCGATTTAATGCCGTAGCGTTTGGCC contains:
- a CDS encoding branched-chain amino acid ABC transporter permease, which encodes MLSYLKTPAQKRTAVFYGLILFGFYLVPLFSDNFYLLSVFTTAYFYIIFATSWDVFAGYSHLMNFGHALFIGLAGYLTAFVDLHLGLPPLLVLPMCAVLCGVLGMFIGYLTLRMQGPYFAIITMAFAAVAYESSIMFSEYTGGEEGIPGIHPLTDSLVGDYYFVLIVMSLIFLFLIWFTRGRWGLVLKAISQNEDSVLASGINTAWVKIRAYSISGALCGIGGSVYAYSLTHVGPTSMEQVLSTTILIMAMVGGMGTITGPFLGALILVLFNELSRDMEEYRLLIYTVMVVVIIFFAPKGIISWGQPIARAFKLGGKRG
- a CDS encoding branched-chain amino acid ABC transporter permease, producing the protein MELLQEIIIFGTIKGCVYALIATGFTLIFAVAGILNLAHGTFYMLGAYFTYTLFYSLGIPLPPAILLAAVLVGALGMLLDRVFLKPMRSSHTYVLVLTVAIAFASQEVILLTYGSQGMNIPNLVEGSVDLNGVVVSWHQLLIVGITAVVLLGLWLTLTRTRYGVAALAVSMDEDGARLVGIETEKVFNLSMFASAFLAAVAGALISPIMSMTPEMWNMPLMKAFVVVVVGGIGSLTGSILAAFFLGWLETFTGFVVSPKLTEVVSLVLLTVFLVFRPSGILGRRLH